A genomic stretch from Candidatus Brocadiaceae bacterium includes:
- a CDS encoding FAD-dependent oxidoreductase: protein MYIPIEKMKNCNEITILGGGPAGMAIAYYANARGIPFTLFEASERIGGNCITMERNGFFFDSGAHRLHDKDIQTTEAIKQLMGDELELIQVPSQIYRNGRFIDFPLSPFNLLKYLGIFRFSRAAIQILFNRVDSRNTFRDLAAGTYGEMISRLFLLHYTEKLWGLPAERLSPAVAGKRLKGLNLKSFILETLKGSKAKTAHLDGQFHYPKYGIGSIFEKMKTHCGSDNFRLDSRITGIFHHENRITEIEVNGAIRTEVNQLVSTLPLGTLFRILRPRPPAAIMKLARSIRFRNVLLVCFFLNKANVNDNGSMYFPSEEYPFTRIYEPRNRSRAMAPPGKTSLIVEIPCQETDNIWNRDKEQTIEEIESHLIRAGFFTKDEILGADTCRIFNAYPVLEAGFEQKIEPLFKYLSGFENLYLSGRNGLFAYTHIHDHMKNGRNIVRRISNTLSQSDMTALIPVSL from the coding sequence GTGTATATCCCTATTGAAAAAATGAAGAACTGTAATGAAATAACTATACTGGGAGGGGGCCCTGCAGGCATGGCTATCGCGTATTATGCCAATGCAAGGGGCATTCCTTTTACCCTTTTTGAAGCGTCTGAAAGAATCGGCGGGAATTGTATTACCATGGAGCGAAACGGCTTTTTCTTTGATTCCGGCGCCCACCGTCTGCATGATAAGGATATTCAGACAACGGAGGCGATAAAACAGTTGATGGGGGATGAACTGGAATTGATACAGGTACCCAGCCAGATATATCGCAACGGAAGATTTATTGATTTTCCGCTTTCTCCCTTTAACCTGCTCAAATACCTCGGTATTTTTCGCTTTTCCAGGGCTGCGATCCAGATACTCTTCAACAGAGTTGATTCAAGGAACACCTTCAGGGATCTTGCGGCCGGAACGTATGGAGAAATGATTTCCAGGCTTTTTCTTCTGCATTATACGGAAAAGCTTTGGGGTCTTCCCGCTGAACGACTTTCACCTGCCGTTGCCGGAAAACGTTTAAAAGGGCTCAATCTGAAGTCGTTCATATTGGAAACCTTAAAAGGCAGCAAGGCGAAGACGGCACACCTCGACGGTCAGTTCCACTATCCTAAATACGGTATTGGCAGTATTTTTGAAAAGATGAAGACCCACTGCGGGTCTGATAATTTCAGGCTGGATTCACGAATTACCGGGATTTTTCATCACGAAAACAGGATTACAGAAATAGAAGTGAACGGAGCTATACGGACAGAGGTGAACCAGCTGGTAAGTACGTTGCCGCTTGGTACGCTGTTCCGGATTTTAAGGCCTCGACCGCCTGCGGCGATCATGAAGCTTGCCCGATCCATCCGTTTCCGTAATGTGCTGCTGGTATGCTTTTTCCTGAACAAAGCGAACGTGAACGACAATGGTTCCATGTACTTTCCTTCTGAGGAATACCCGTTCACCCGTATATATGAACCAAGAAATCGCAGTCGTGCCATGGCGCCTCCGGGTAAAACGTCTCTCATTGTTGAGATTCCCTGCCAGGAGACTGATAATATCTGGAACCGGGACAAGGAACAGACAATCGAAGAAATCGAATCACATCTCATCCGTGCGGGTTTTTTCACAAAGGATGAGATCTTGGGGGCCGATACCTGTCGCATTTTCAATGCATACCCGGTGCTGGAAGCGGGTTTTGAACAAAAGATCGAGCCCCTGTTCAAGTATCTGTCAGGATTCGAGAACCTCTACCTCTCAGGGCGTAATGGCCTGTTTGCTTATACACATATCCATGATCATATGAAGAACGGGAGGAATATTGTAAGGAGAATTTCGAATACGCTCAGTCAATCTGATATGACTGCTCTTATCCCTGTATCGCTGTAG
- a CDS encoding DUF2325 domain-containing protein: MSVLIVGGDRLGSIPKELDKLGVDTVRHVTGRSGQKIRDGIPESMDFIIVLYDYVNHNLASKIKTFAGSREIPILYAKRSWASIYQKMKDNHMQLKKVGLDTPLH; encoded by the coding sequence ATGTCTGTATTGATTGTAGGCGGTGACCGACTGGGAAGTATTCCGAAGGAACTTGATAAACTGGGTGTTGATACGGTGCGGCATGTAACGGGGAGGAGCGGGCAAAAGATTCGAGATGGCATTCCGGAATCCATGGATTTCATCATTGTTTTGTACGATTATGTAAACCATAATCTTGCTTCCAAAATAAAGACATTTGCGGGTTCACGGGAAATACCCATACTGTATGCAAAAAGATCCTGGGCCTCGATCTATCAAAAGATGAAGGATAACCATATGCAATTAAAAAAGGTAGGTTTAGATACTCCTTTACATTAA